Below is a window of Candidatus Leptovillus gracilis DNA.
GCCGGGGGATTGGTCGTCAGCGACATTTTGCTGGTACAGTCACCATAATGCCTTTACTTTCTCTGTTCGCCCACCCCCACGAGATGTTGGGGACACAGTTTGAATTGCTGGAGCCTCTTGGTCAAGGGTCGTTTGGTTACGTCTGGAAAGCACGCCGCCTGTCTGATAATCGAGAAGTGGCCTTGAAAATACCACGTGACCAGGAGTTAGGGGAAGAGGCGCTAAAGCGCGAACCAGAGATTATGCGGGCTTTTGATCATCCGCACATCGTACAGGTGTATGGGTATCATACCATCGGCTCCCTGTTTGTGATTGAGATGGAATATGTACCCGGCCATAACCTGGCCGATATGCTCGAAGGTGTTAACCGGGATAAACCGCTCTCTTACCAGCGTATCTTGCAGTGGGCACAGCAGATTTTATTGGGGCTAGAAGCTATCCATGCCGCCAACGTCATTCATGGTGATATCAAACCTCTGAATGTATTGATCAACGTGGAAGGGAACGCTAAGTTAGTGGATTTCGGCACCAGCCGCCGCCTTGAAGATGTCTGGGTATGGACAAAACGGCAGGGAACCGAGGCATATTGGGCGCCAGAAGTAGCCTTTGAAGAAAAGCGCAGTCTGGTCAGCGATATTTACTCAGTGGGCATTATGTTGTATGAGATGGTGACAGGTGAGCTGCCTTATCACTCCCCATTCCAGCTTGTTTCTGGTCAGGAGATCAGGAGACCTGGTGAAGTAAACGACCAGGTTCCACGTCCGCTTGAAGCTATCATCATGCGGGCCATCGCTCGTTCGCCTCAAGACCGTTACCCAGACTGCAGCGCTATGTTGGCCGACATAACCGCTTTATTGACGCAGGTGGAGCAGGGCGAAATCGCGGCCTTGCCAGAGCGGATACGCCCCACCCGGCTCCCTTATCGCCCAGATTCGTCATCACCTCTGTATTACCTGGAACAAGCCAAGTCTTTCCTGGCAGAGGATGATCTACAGCAAGCGTTACAGGCAGCGGAAACGGCCGTTTCCCGCAGCGGCCAACATCCCAACTACCTTCGTCTATTAGGCGGCATTTATCTTCGTATGGGTTATGTCAGCAAAGCGTTGGCGACTTATGAGCAGGTCTTAACTGTCTATGATCAGGATTATCCGGTAACTGAAGGACAACTTGCTGATCTATTAGAACGTCTGGGCCGCTTGTATATCAGAACCAGTCGCTATGGTCATGCCATAACCACATATGAGCGGCTGTTGAAAATAACAAACCGCCCCGTCTATATCAAGTTCCAACTCGCTGTGGCACATGGCCTGGATGCCGATTATCGGCAGGCAATCAGGTTGTTGGAAGAGGTGAGAGAGGAGAGGCCGGGAATGGCCGTTGTCTTCAGCAAACTGGGCTGGGCCTATCGTTTGGAAGGGCATATGCGTCAGGCTTTATCTTATTACAATCAAGCCCTTACGCTGGATGCGGCCGACCTTTTAAGTTTGTATGAGTTGGGCCAATATCATTGGGTAACAGGCGATCATACGCGAGCCCAAAGCTATTTTGCAAGAATCAAGCAGCATGATTGGTCTGGACAGTACACGAAAAGATTGCAACCATTTTGCTAGAGATTATTGCGTAGAAATAGGAGTTCCATCCAATGCGTCATCAGATCATCAATAATTCCCTACGTTTTTTTCTTTTGGCCTCTCTTTTTCTCTTGACAAGCGTGATCACCAATTCTACTCAGGCTCAAGAAAGGCTTGTAGTCTTCCAAGAAGAAGGTGAGTTACTACTTCAAGGCACACCTGGCAGCTCAGTAGTTGCGCCGGTGACAATTATTTCTGGTGAAACGGCCGTTACCAATATCACTTTCACCCTTGATGTCCTCATAAACCGCGATCAATCTAATGAAGCTATAAGCGGTACGGTGGCTACTTTTACTCCCAATAACTTCAATATAGCCCCTCATACAACCCGAACTGTCCTTTTATCTATTCCGGTAGTGCCAGATAAGACAGGAACTTACCGGGGTGAGTTGCGGGTGCAATCCGATGAAG
It encodes the following:
- a CDS encoding protein kinase, with amino-acid sequence MHLAFCRRGIGRQRHFAGTVTIMPLLSLFAHPHEMLGTQFELLEPLGQGSFGYVWKARRLSDNREVALKIPRDQELGEEALKREPEIMRAFDHPHIVQVYGYHTIGSLFVIEMEYVPGHNLADMLEGVNRDKPLSYQRILQWAQQILLGLEAIHAANVIHGDIKPLNVLINVEGNAKLVDFGTSRRLEDVWVWTKRQGTEAYWAPEVAFEEKRSLVSDIYSVGIMLYEMVTGELPYHSPFQLVSGQEIRRPGEVNDQVPRPLEAIIMRAIARSPQDRYPDCSAMLADITALLTQVEQGEIAALPERIRPTRLPYRPDSSSPLYYLEQAKSFLAEDDLQQALQAAETAVSRSGQHPNYLRLLGGIYLRMGYVSKALATYEQVLTVYDQDYPVTEGQLADLLERLGRLYIRTSRYGHAITTYERLLKITNRPVYIKFQLAVAHGLDADYRQAIRLLEEVREERPGMAVVFSKLGWAYRLEGHMRQALSYYNQALTLDAADLLSLYELGQYHWVTGDHTRAQSYFARIKQHDWSGQYTKRLQPFC